TCTTCTGGACATGCTTCAAGACATTGACCACATAAAGTACAGAATCCTGCAATTGGTAATTTAGGATTATCTGTTTTGTGAATCATGTCATATGGACATGCTTCGATACAGTCACCACATTGATCACATTTAGATGGGTTGAATGAAATCCTATCTCTGAGGAGAGGTTCTCCGTCGATAGTTAATTCATATTGATCTACTTTCAATGCATCGTTGGAACACATTGAAGCACAAGCTCCACATCTAATACAGCTAGTGAAAGATGGTTCTGAATCAGTTTCTTCTAAAGCAGGGCATAACATACCAGTTTTGGTAACTACGCGAATAGCTTCAGTAGGACATTTGTTAGCACATGCACCAATGAAGTCACATTTTTCTACATCTCTTCCAATACCTTCTGCATCTACAGGTGCACCTTCACCCCATTCGACATCAATATCTAAAGCGTCAACAGGACAAAGTTTTACACATAAACCACATGCAGCACAGACACTAGGAATAGCAACAGTTAAACTAGCACTGTTTGCAGAAATAAAGTCTCCAGGACATGCTTCTACACAAGTGTTACAACCGATACATTTAGCTGAATCGAAAGTAAATGATGTGATTTCTTTTGAACGTTTAACCGGTACTTTTTCAGCAATGAATATTGCATTCCAAGGACAAGTTTGAGAACATAATCCACATCTGATACAGTCATCATTTACAGTAACTGGACTTCCTACTTCTTCAAGAGTAATTGCGTTTACAGGACAAGGTTCTACACAAGTTCCACATCCAACACAACCATCGATGAAAACAGGACCTTTACCGCTAAGATCTAACTCATATTCAGCAGGTTCTTTAACACCAGGAATTCCAATTACATCAACTGGGCAAATGTCAACACATTTTTGACACATTACACAGAATCCTTCAACTTCTTTTAATTTAGCACCAGTGACTTTAATAGTTTCTTGTGGGCAAACTTCTTCACATTTACCACATGAATCACATGCAATTGAGTTGAATACTAATCTTTTCTGGAATACACCATCAGTGATTTCGTAATCTTCAACTTTTAATGCTCCATTTGGACAAACATCTGCACATTTAGGTTCTTCACCACAAGTGTCACAGTGGATAATAGCATTTGGTGTTACTTCAATAGCTGATGTAGGGCAAGTACCTTCACAAGCACCACATTTTATACAGCCATCTTCATTAAATACAATCATTTATAAAAAACCCCCTTAAATTTAGAATTTTTTAATGAGGTTTCCTTCACTGTCTACAATATCTACTTCAGCTAATCTCATTTGACTATCCATTGAGTGGGTAGACCATTTCCATTAAGTTGAAGATTTTATCATCTACTTCTACACCAGGTTTGATGTAATCTTTTGCAACTTGGTGAATACCCATTTCCATAGCTGGGTTGTTTTGGATTGTAGCTACAACAATGTTTGCATAATTACATAATCCGTTATCATCGGATTCGTAATGGTGGATTAAAGTACCACGAGGTGCTTCTACAATACCTACACCTTTACCTTCAGTTCTTTCTAATTCATCAGGGAATTTTTGAGCTGATAAATCTTCTTCTAATGCTGCAGCAGCACATTCAGCAGATGCTAATAATTCGATTAATCTAGCATAGTTGAATAATAATGGTGCTTGAGCATAGCCGAAAGCATCACGGAAAGCTTTAAGAGCTTCTTGTGCGAGAGGTGCTTCTTTAGGCATTTGATCACAAACATTAATTCTTGATAATGGAGCTACTCTGTAAATACCTTCTGGGTATCCCATTTCTTTAATGTAAGGGAATTTTAACCAGGAGTAAGGTTTTACGTGTTCAGCAACATAGTCGGTATATTCTTCGTTTCTGTATTCGAACATGTCACTACCGTCTTTGTCTTTGAATCTGACGTTACCATTATATACATCCCAAGTTCCGTCAGGTTTTACAATACCACAGTGTCTGGTGTCACCGAAGTTACCTAATGAAGAGATTAAGTCGATGTTTTCTTCAAATACTGGAATAGCTAAATCTAAAGTAGCTTGTGCTAATTCTACGTTTTGTTTAGCTCTTTCAAGTAAATCTTTTTGAGTTTCATCATCTAATTCGGTAGAAATACCACCAGGAGTGGAGGAAGTAGGGTGAATAGGACGACCACCTATTTTTCTAACCATTTCTAAACCGTTTCTTCTGATGTTAATAGCTTGAAGTGCAATTTCAGGCATATCTTTAATTACTTGGAAAACATTCCTAGTTTTTCTAGTTCCATTTGGAATGATTAAATCCGGTGCTGCTAAGAAGTAGAAGTGAAGAGCGTGGGAGTGCATGTATGAACCCCAGTTCATGATTTCTCTCATTCTGTATGCAGCAGGTAAGATTTCGTAATCATCATATCCGAAAATTTGGTCAACAGCTTTAGCAGCTGCTAAGTGGTGTTGTACATCACAAATACCACAAATTCTAGGTACGAGTCTTGGTAATTCTTCTACAGGACGACCTGTTAAGAATTTTTCAAATCCTCTGAATTCCATAACGTGTAATCTTGTTTCTTCAACATTTCCAGCATCGTCAAGATGTACTGTAATTTTAGCGTGTCCTTCAATACGAGTGACAGGCTCCATAGTAAGTTTAACCATTTTATTCTCCTCCTTTCTGCATTTTGATTGGTACTAAAGCAGCAGGTAATGTGTAAGTATAGAAAGTACCTACAATATCATCTAATTGATCTGCGACAGTTTCAGGATCAACGGTTTTATCTTCTTGTACACCGTAGTCAGATGCAATCGCACTGATCATTTTTGCTCCTTGGTCTAATACTTTAGCAGTAGGACCGTAACATCCTCTACATTGGATACCAATGGAGAAATTAAACATAAGTCAGGTTCAGGAGCACCAACTTCAAATTGTCTTTTAATGAAATCCATAGCTAAACCAGCAGGTGGTTTTTCTCTAGGACATACTTCACAGAGGTTGGTTGAAGGTAATTCAATTGTTTCTCCTCTTAATAATGTTAAAATAGCTTCAGCTACAACATCAGAACGAGGTGGGCAACCTGGAATCATTAAATCAATATCCATTACTTCACCAATAGGTCTTACCCTACTTTCAAGATGAGGTACATCTTCGTGAGGAATAATACCTTCAGGGTTTACAGTAGATACGGAATTAATGTATGCTTCTTCTTCTAATTCTTCAACAGTCCATAAGTTTCCAAGACCTGGAATACCTCCGTAACATGAGCAAGTACCGTAAGAAATAACCATATTAGCTTTTTCATTTAACATTTCAGCCAATTCTCTGTTTTCGTCGTTTCTTACTCCACCTTCGACAATAATAATGTCTAATTCTGGTACTTCATCGTATTTAGTATCCATGAGTACAGGGGAAAATTCAAAATCTGCAAATTCCATTACATCTATTAAGGATTCGTGGAAATCCGCAATGGATAAGTGGCAACCGGAACATCCTCCGAACCACATAGTTCCTATTTTAACTTTATCTGCCATATTCATTCCTCCAATCTATCTTTCAGCATCTAATTGTTGTTTTAATGGAGCTGGACCTAATTCTTTGATTCTGTTAACCATCATTTTAACAGCTTCTGAGAATTTTTCACCTTCGGATGCAGAAATCCAGTCGTGGTGAACTCTTTCTTTACCAATTCCAATATCTTCAACTAATCTATAAATTAATCTCATTCTACGATCTAATTTGTAGTTACCAGCGTCATAGTGGCAGTCACCCATGTGACATCCAGCTACAAATACACCGTCAGCACCTTCTTTAAATGCTTTTAAAACAAATTGTGGATCAATTCTTCCTGAACACATTACACGAATAACTCTAATATTCGGTGGGTATTGCATCCTTGCAGTACCAGCTGTGTCTGCTCCCCCATAGGAACACCAGTTGCAACAAAACATTACAATTTTTACATCATCAGCCATAGAGTTTCTCCTCCTCTATAAATATTTTTTTGCGAATTTAGAAAAACTTAAGTCTTTCAAATTCAAATTTTAAAGTTTTTTAAAAAATTTTAAAATCTTTTTTTTAAGACATACTGTTTAGGCATACCTTAAAATCACAATTTCTGTACGTAATGAGCTAGCTCAGCATTACATTATGTACTGATTAATATATTTCATTAATAATTAATATAAAGGTTACTTAGAAATTAAATTCAAAAGGTTTATATACTATAAAACAAAATTTCTGAAAAAAGAAAATAATGAAATAAAATTAGAAAAAAAAGAAAAATAGAGGGAATTACATCCCATCAAGACTCATGTCAATCATTCTTTGAGTTTGCTCAGCTAATTCATCAGGAAGACCAGTGATATCCATGTTTAAAAATCCTCTAACAATCATGGATTCTGCATCTTCTTCGGAAATTCCTCTTGAAGTCAGGTAATTAATCTCATCTTCTGAAATTTTACCTACAGCTGCTTCGTGAGACATTTCCAAGTTTGCAGAACTAGCTTCAAGTTCAGGCACTGCATAAATGAAACTGTCATCTGATAAAACAAGACCATGACATTCCAAATGCCCTTTGACTTCAGGCACAGTACCTGCCAAATGACCTCTCGCATAAATTTTAGATTCATCCTGAGCTACAGCTCTTGAGATAACTTCTCCACGGGCGCCTTCAGCATTAAGCAATACTCTTGATCCAACATCAATAATAGAATCTTTTTTACCGCCCTGAATACTTTGGAAAATTGCTCTTGAATTTTTACCATCACAGTAAGCAGTAGGAAATGATTGAATAGTACTTACAGGACTAGTCAATATATAATTATTGATGTAAGTGGAATTGTCCATTAATTTAACACCAGTTCTAGGACGAACTTCAACCTGTTCCGCCCAGTTGTGAACCATTGTAAAAGTGATTTTGGAACCTGGTTTTAAATACATTTCAGATACACCAACGTGCATTGCTGAGCCTACATCATCACCGGTTGCACATCCGGTAATTAAATGGAGTTCGGAATTTTCTTCAGCAATTATTACATTGTGTGCAGTTTGCATAATGTCTTCATCACTGATAAACATGCATGCCTGAACTGGCATTACTTCTTTAGTTCCCGGAAGAGATCTTACAAAATAACCACTTTTTACACCATCTTCCTTTTCTCTTAAAGCAGTTTTAGCAGTGTATTTATCAGCATCGGGTTTTACTACATTCCAGATATAGTCTTCCAGCCAGTTATATTTTTCAAGTGCAATACCAATATTCATGACCTCAATAGAATCTGACATTGAATTGTTTGTAAAAATATTACTTTGGTCAACCTGTAAAAATGATCCTGACCTGTTTTTCTCTTCAGTATCTACACCAACTTGTAAAAGGTCAGTTTTGGTTTGTTTGTCCAAATCATCCAAATCGTCAATCATGTCTAATGCATTAACAGTTTCATCAGTGAAATTTTCAATAGTGATATCAGCACCTAATGCTGCTTTTTTATCTTTAGCCCTTTCAGCATCATCATAAACATTGCGCACACTCAACACATCCATTAAAACCATTTTTTCTAATATCTTCTAAAATTTCGGTTGGGTTTCCGGAACAGGAAATTACTCCGTCAATTAAAACATGGGCTTTATCAGCACTTACAAAGTTTAAAATATAACCTAAATGAGTAATTAAAAGTCCACTTCTAGTTCTGGAACCTTGTGGTTTATCCTTATCTAATAAAGTACCGATTTCAGAAGCCAATAATTCAACATTTTCAATATCCACACCGGAATCAGGTTCATCAAACATTGTGAAATCCGGCATTTGAGCTAACAATTGTAAAATTTCAGATCGTTTTACTTCTCCGCCAGAAAATCCTAAATTGACATCTCTGTCTAAAAATTCATCACTAAACTTAAGTTGTTTAGCCAATTCTTGCATTCTAGGATTTAAATCTTCATCCATATCCTGATGAGATTCAATTTTTAATAAATCTCTTACAGAAACTCCCCTAATTGCCGGCGGTGTTTGGAAACTAACTCCAATACCTAATTTAACTCTCTCAGCAGTAGATAATTTTGTAATATCTTGACCTTTGAATTTTATAGAACCTTGAACTACTTCATATTGTGGAAAACCTAAAATAGTTAAAAATAAAGTACTTTTACCAGCACCATTAGGTCCTAAAAGAACATGAGTTTCACCTTCAGCAATTGAAAGATTAACATCTTTTAAAACTCTTTTTCCGGCGACTTCAACGCCTAAATTCTCTATTTCAAGTAACATATAATCACCTTAAGATTAAAAATGAATTTGTTATATAATATAATGATTAGTATAACTAAATATAAATAGTTAACAAATATAAAAAAAATTTTAAAAAAAAAGAGAATAACTGAAATTATTCAGTTACGATAATAAATTCACCGACTTTTTCTACTTTAGCAAAAGGAACTAATAATAAATCTCCGTTTCTTTTAGCGCCTTTAACGTGAATATTACGGTCACTTTCAACTCTGATAGCTATATCAACAATTTTACCGGTTTTTTCGTTGATAATTAATTCATCCAATACTCCAAGAATGCGTGCATTGTTGGTAGCTACTTGATAATTCTTAATTTCGCTCCATAACTTTTCTTCTCTTTTAGGAAGTTGTTGTTTATTTTCCATTTAATCACCTGATAAAAATTAAGTTTATATTATATAATTATTTTAATTTCATTATATTTAAATATAATATTCTCTGTAAAATTTTTCTGCAACCTGACTATCCAAAAGAGTATTAATATTCAATGCCAGTTCTGCCTTTGGAATAATCAGCTGGTCTTCTTCCTGAACAATATTGACACTTCGAAGGACATTCAAACCTGATGGAACATTACCGTTGAATTCATATGAATATTCCAGACCCAAATCATCAAAAATTTCAACTGGAACTAATGTAGACAATGCATCTTTATCTGATTTGAGATAATAATCCAAAACACAGTCTATTATCTCCGTTGAAATGAATGGTAAATCGGCATTTATAAAAAGTAAAACATCATCCTTGGATTTCTTTTCAAAAAAGTCTAAAATGTATGACAAATCTGTCAGATAATCATCACCGGAAGTGTCCATTATCTGAAATTCATCATCCAATGATTCTAAATATTTTGTAGTTTCTTGAGTATGAGGACTCACCGTAATAACAATTTTATCGATTAATTTAGATGATTTTAAATTATCAATCACATATTTAATTAAAGGTTTATCGCATAATTTAAAAAGAGGTTTTTCACAGGGAACTTTAAGTCTAGTTCCCATACCTCCAGCCATCAAAATTGCATAAATCATACAAAAATCACTTTACATTTAAGCGAATTTTCCGCCCATCATTTTCATACGATCTTTAAGGATACATCTTCCACCTTGTTTTCCACCAATAGGAACTTTAGGAGTACCCATTGAATTCATACAACGAGCCATAATAGCGGAACCTAATGCAAGACCATCTTCAACAAATACAACATTTTCAAATTTATCCTGAACGGCTTCTAAAATTAATTGAGGTTTGCGTCCTGTAATACCTGCCCTACCAGTAATACCTAATGCAGAACCAGGAACAATGACATTTTCCTTAAATGCAACATCCAATACTCTTTTTACAATATTGGTACTTACATAATCCAATGTTGAAAGCAATGTTGGAAGACCATCTGCATCATAGAACTGTGCACCCAATTCCATTAATTCAGGAAGTTTATCACCATTAAATCCGACATCACAACCAATTAATGTAGTTCCCGCTTTTTCAGCAGCAACCGGATTGACCGGAACAGTACCGAATCTGTCAACATCCATCGGAACTTTAGTAATATTAATCAGCTTATGAGCTTCAAGTGCATTTTCTTCAGCTTTCTTATGATTTGCCTTTTTCATAGCCTTTTCTGAGTATAAATCTAATGCAGCACCATTTTTCTTGTCAATTTGACCTGAACCTCTGGCTAAAGAGTCACTTACAACACCCGCAAGACCTAAAAAGTTACCAACAGTATTAGCATAAGGTTCATTGTCATTTACAATACGTCCTGCCAATGTGGAACCAAAGTCCAAGGAAACACAAGGATTTCTATAATCAACATCAGTCCATTTTGCACCCAGTTTAATTCCTGCAGTAACAAGTTCACCTTCCATTTCATTTGCAACAGTTTCTTTACCTTCAGGAGGAACTACACTTACAACAGCCCCATCAAACATGATATTTTCCAAAAGAGAATGTTTTTGTAATCTTTCAGGAAGCTGAGAGATACTCATAGCAGGAGACATCTTACGAGGCGGAATATCCGCTTCAAGACAACCATCAGCAAGAGCAATAATTAGCTGACCTGCTTCTTCAGCAGTTGCAAAACCTGCAGTTACACCTGTTGATCTGACAACAAAATCCAAATCTTCATCCTTATCCACTTGGCATTTCCTAAGAGATTCTAAAACTGTATCTCGGATAAGTTCAGTTACGGCCTCTTTAGAAAGTTCAATACCCCATACAGTTTTACCGAATACTTCTTCATTAGCTTTAGGCGGTCTAATATCCCTTGTCATTTTAACTGTTTTATTAAGTAAATAGGACTCACTAGTGTTTAAGTTAGTAGCCATTACAATAGATTTTGTAGTAGTGTTACCTAATTCCACAGAAGCAGTTACATAAAATGTGTCTGGTTTTTGAACAGCTCCAGGACTTGCAGGACCTGCCCTTTGAGCTCTTAAAGTTGCTAAATTACCTTCTTTAGAATGAGCAATGATAGGTTTAGGACCTTTATTAAAAATTTTACTTAAAAAAGACATTATTATAACCTCTCCAATATAAAGTTAATTAATAATCTCTTTTTAAAATAATATAAATCTTATTAAAATATTTTTAAAAAAATCAGTAGAAAATTAGTTAAAAAAAAAATAAAAAAATATGGATTAGATGAAATGAATCATCTAATCGGGACCCTATTTGTTTATAATAATTTGTTAATTGGGTGTTCTTCGATAGGTTCGGTACCGATATCTTTTGCTGCTTCAGCAATCATGATATCTGCCATACCACATGCAGGGAATGCAAGTCTTGCATTTTCAATTGGTCCGAAGAGTACAAAGTCCCCACCAGCCATTTGTTGAACGATATTGGAACCAATATCACAAACAGGCCATGCTTCTTTGTGTTCTTTTTTGTATCCTCTTAACCAGTCCCATGCGGATGGTACGTTGTGAATACCAGATCCTACTGGGTATCCCCATTTAGCTTTTACTGCGTAAGAAGTTCTTACAGCAGGTCCTGCACCTTGACCTAATGGAGTAACTGCTACATCCATGAATGGTTTAGTAATACCACATTCGTCAGCCATTTCGAGAATACCTTGATCAATTACGTCTCCACCAGTTTCCCAGATTTCGATTTTACCTTCTACACCAGGTTTCATTGGGTTGAAACCTAAGAGAATGGATGCGTCGATGTCTGAGTTTTTAACAGCTTCAATTTCTGCAGGTTCTGCAGCCATACTTAAAGAGTTGTAAACAGCTCTTTCAGTTAAACCTACTTCTTGAACATATTCTACACCTGCAATTTTAGCAGCTGCTGCGGTTGAGTCGATAAGGAAAGGTTTGTCACAGACGTCTCCTACAAATTCTAAGTATTTTACCATAGCTTCTGCAGTAGCACCGAAAGTTTGTACAACACAAGGGTTTCCGGTTACGTCAGACATTTCTTCCATTGTTTTAATTCTTTCATCAGCAGCATCTTTATCAAAGATACCTTCTTTTTCATCACTAATAATATTGTGTCCACCGTAAAAGATTGTTCCTGCTAAAACAGTAGGGTATTCACCAGGTTGCCCTCCCATTTTCATACCAGCAACATCAATGACGAGTTGTTCTTTATCAAATCTTAACATAAATATAAACCTCCTAGATTATAATACCATATAAGATACCAACATCTCTACCATTTTGTTGGCCT
This portion of the uncultured Methanobrevibacter sp. genome encodes:
- a CDS encoding PRC-barrel domain-containing protein; translated protein: MENKQQLPKREEKLWSEIKNYQVATNNARILGVLDELIINEKTGKIVDIAIRVESDRNIHVKGAKRNGDLLLVPFAKVEKVGEFIIVTE
- a CDS encoding hydrogenase iron-sulfur subunit, which encodes MADDVKIVMFCCNWCSYGGADTAGTARMQYPPNIRVIRVMCSGRIDPQFVLKAFKEGADGVFVAGCHMGDCHYDAGNYKLDRRMRLIYRLVEDIGIGKERVHHDWISASEGEKFSEAVKMMVNRIKELGPAPLKQQLDAER
- the mtrH gene encoding tetrahydromethanopterin S-methyltransferase subunit H, yielding MLRFDKEQLVIDVAGMKMGGQPGEYPTVLAGTIFYGGHNIISDEKEGIFDKDAADERIKTMEEMSDVTGNPCVVQTFGATAEAMVKYLEFVGDVCDKPFLIDSTAAAAKIAGVEYVQEVGLTERAVYNSLSMAAEPAEIEAVKNSDIDASILLGFNPMKPGVEGKIEIWETGGDVIDQGILEMADECGITKPFMDVAVTPLGQGAGPAVRTSYAVKAKWGYPVGSGIHNVPSAWDWLRGYKKEHKEAWPVCDIGSNIVQQMAGGDFVLFGPIENARLAFPACGMADIMIAEAAKDIGTEPIEEHPINKLL
- a CDS encoding ABC transporter ATP-binding protein; translated protein: MLLEIENLGVEVAGKRVLKDVNLSIAEGETHVLLGPNGAGKSTLFLTILGFPQYEVVQGSIKFKGQDITKLSTAERVKLGIGVSFQTPPAIRGVSVRDLLKIESHQDMDEDLNPRMQELAKQLKFSDEFLDRDVNLGFSGGEVKRSEILQLLAQMPDFTMFDEPDSGVDIENVELLASEIGTLLDKDKPQGSRTRSGLLITHLGYILNFVSADKAHVLIDGVISCSGNPTEILEDIRKNGFNGCVECAQCL
- a CDS encoding NTP transferase domain-containing protein, producing the protein MIYAILMAGGMGTRLKVPCEKPLFKLCDKPLIKYVIDNLKSSKLIDKIVITVSPHTQETTKYLESLDDEFQIMDTSGDDYLTDLSYILDFFEKKSKDDVLLFINADLPFISTEIIDCVLDYYLKSDKDALSTLVPVEIFDDLGLEYSYEFNGNVPSGLNVLRSVNIVQEEDQLIIPKAELALNINTLLDSQVAEKFYREYYI
- a CDS encoding 4Fe-4S binding protein, with product MIVFNEDGCIKCGACEGTCPTSAIEVTPNAIIHCDTCGEEPKCADVCPNGALKVEDYEITDGVFQKRLVFNSIACDSCGKCEEVCPQETIKVTGAKLKEVEGFCVMCQKCVDICPVDVIGIPGVKEPAEYELDLSGKGPVFIDGCVGCGTCVEPCPVNAITLEEVGSPVTVNDDCIRCGLCSQTCPWNAIFIAEKVPVKRSKEITSFTFDSAKCIGCNTCVEACPGDFISANSASLTVAIPSVCAACGLCVKLCPVDALDIDVEWGEGAPVDAEGIGRDVEKCDFIGACANKCPTEAIRVVTKTGMLCPALEETDSEPSFTSCIRCGACASMCSNDALKVDQYELTIDGEPLLRDRISFNPSKCDQCGDCIEACPYDMIHKTDNPKLPIAGFCTLCGQCLEACPEDALCYK
- a CDS encoding methanogenesis marker 14 protein, which gives rise to MSFLSKIFNKGPKPIIAHSKEGNLATLRAQRAGPASPGAVQKPDTFYVTASVELGNTTTKSIVMATNLNTSESYLLNKTVKMTRDIRPPKANEEVFGKTVWGIELSKEAVTELIRDTVLESLRKCQVDKDEDLDFVVRSTGVTAGFATAEEAGQLIIALADGCLEADIPPRKMSPAMSISQLPERLQKHSLLENIMFDGAVVSVVPPEGKETVANEMEGELVTAGIKLGAKWTDVDYRNPCVSLDFGSTLAGRIVNDNEPYANTVGNFLGLAGVVSDSLARGSGQIDKKNGAALDLYSEKAMKKANHKKAEENALEAHKLINITKVPMDVDRFGTVPVNPVAAEKAGTTLIGCDVGFNGDKLPELMELGAQFYDADGLPTLLSTLDYVSTNIVKRVLDVAFKENVIVPGSALGITGRAGITGRKPQLILEAVQDKFENVVFVEDGLALGSAIMARCMNSMGTPKVPIGGKQGGRCILKDRMKMMGGKFA
- a CDS encoding SufD family Fe-S cluster assembly protein; translation: MDVLSVRNVYDDAERAKDKKAALGADITIENFTDETVNALDMIDDLDDLDKQTKTDLLQVGVDTEEKNRSGSFLQVDQSNIFTNNSMSDSIEVMNIGIALEKYNWLEDYIWNVVKPDADKYTAKTALREKEDGVKSGYFVRSLPGTKEVMPVQACMFISDEDIMQTAHNVIIAEENSELHLITGCATGDDVGSAMHVGVSEMYLKPGSKITFTMVHNWAEQVEVRPRTGVKLMDNSTYINNYILTSPVSTIQSFPTAYCDGKNSRAIFQSIQGGKKDSIIDVGSRVLLNAEGARGEVISRAVAQDESKIYARGHLAGTVPEVKGHLECHGLVLSDDSFIYAVPELEASSANLEMSHEAAVGKISEDEINYLTSRGISEEDAESMIVRGFLNMDITGLPDELAEQTQRMIDMSLDGM